From Mycteria americana isolate JAX WOST 10 ecotype Jacksonville Zoo and Gardens chromosome 4, USCA_MyAme_1.0, whole genome shotgun sequence, one genomic window encodes:
- the TAPT1 gene encoding transmembrane anterior posterior transformation protein 1 homolog isoform X4, whose translation MAYDRREEHFHFLYRMECGVTGIPPCSHRGLTASDRRLLQPAQVCDILKGVILVICYFMMHYVDYSMMYHLIRGQSVIKLYIIYNMLEVADRLFSSFGQDILDALYWTATEPKERKRAHIGVIPHFFMAVLYVFLHAILIMVQATTLNVAFNSHNKSLLTIMMSNNFVEIKGSVFKKFEKNNLFQMSNSDIKERFTNYVLLLIVCLRNMEQFSWNPDHLWVLFPDVCMVVASEIAVDIVKHAFITKFNDITADVYSEYRASLAFDLVSSRQKNAYTDYSDSVSRRMGFIPLPLAVLLIRVVTSSIKVQGVLAYVCVVLFYCGLISLKVLNSIVLLGKSCQYVKEAKMEEKLFNPVLTATPGKTAGKQQSMFKSTQGISTDENGSTSVTNQPVHQKENMPSLLVTSNSDQFLTTPDGEEKDISQDSSELKHRSSKKDLLEIDRFTICGNRID comes from the exons TGATAGACGTTTGCTACAACCTGCTCAGGTATGTGACATTCTCAAAGGAGTTATATTGGTCATCTGCTACTTCATGATGCACTATGTTGACTACTCTATGATGTATCATCTGATAAGGGGACAGTCTGTCATAAAGCTCTACATCATCTATAACATGCTTGAG GTGGCTGATcgtctgttttcttcatttggacAAGATATTTTAGATGCTCTTTACTGGACAGCTACAGaacctaaggaaagaaaaagagctcaCATAGGTGTGATTCCTCACTTCTTCATGGCAGTGCTGTATGTCT TCCTGCATGCTATTCTTATAATGGTTCAAGCAACAACCCTTAATGTGGCCTTCAACTCCCACAATAAATCACTGCTTACCATCATGATGTCCAATAAT ttcGTTGAAATAAAAGGAAGTGTTTTCAAGAAGTTTGAGAAGAACAATCTTTTTCAAATGTCAAATAGTG atatAAAGGAGAGGTTCACCAATTACGTGTTGCTACTAATTGTATGTCTAAGAAATATGGAACAGTTCTCATGGAATCCAG ATCATCTTTGGGTGTTATTCCCAGATGTTTGCATGGTGGTTGCTTCAGAAATTGCGGTGGATATTGTGAAACATGCCTTTATAACAAAATTCAATGACATCACAGCAGAT gtCTACAGTGAATACAGAGCCAGTCTTGCATTTGACCTTGTTAGCAGTCGACAGAAAAAT gcatATACAGATTATAGTGATTCAGTTTCCAGAAGAATGGGTTTCATTCCTCTTCCACTGGCTGTTTTA CTCATCAGAGTCGTAACAAGCTCAATAAAAGTACAAGGAGTCTTAGCTTATGTTTGTGTTGTGCTGTTTTACTGTGG gttaaTATCTCTAAAAGTCCTTAACAGTATTGTATTGCTGGGGAAATCATGTCAATATGTAAAGGAAgcaaaaatggaggaaaaattaTTCAATCCTGTCCTGACTGCCACCCCAGGGAAGACGGCTGGCAAGCAGCAAAGCATGTTTAAATCTACCCAGG GAATTTCCACAGATGAAAATGGATCTACATCAGTTACCAATCAACCTGTGCATCAGAAGGAGAATATGCCATCTTTACTTGTAACAAGCAATTCTGATCAATTTCTGACAACTcctgatggagaagaaaaagatataaGCCAAGACAGCTCAGAATTAAAACACAGGTCTTCAAAGAAAGACTTGTTGGAGATAGACAGGTTTACCATTTGTGGAAACAGAATTgactaa
- the TAPT1 gene encoding transmembrane anterior posterior transformation protein 1 homolog isoform X5 produces the protein MAYDRREEHFHFLYRMECGVTGIPPCDRRLLQPAQVCDILKGVILVICYFMMHYVDYSMMYHLIRGQSVIKLYIIYNMLEVADRLFSSFGQDILDALYWTATEPKERKRAHIGVIPHFFMAVLYVFLHAILIMVQATTLNVAFNSHNKSLLTIMMSNNFVEIKGSVFKKFEKNNLFQMSNSDIKERFTNYVLLLIVCLRNMEQFSWNPDHLWVLFPDVCMVVASEIAVDIVKHAFITKFNDITADVYSEYRASLAFDLVSSRQKNAYTDYSDSVSRRMGFIPLPLAVLLIRVVTSSIKVQGVLAYVCVVLFYCGLISLKVLNSIVLLGKSCQYVKEAKMEEKLFNPVLTATPGKTAGKQQSMFKSTQGISTDENGSTSVTNQPVHQKENMPSLLVTSNSDQFLTTPDGEEKDISQDSSELKHRSSKKDLLEIDRFTICGNRID, from the exons TGATAGACGTTTGCTACAACCTGCTCAGGTATGTGACATTCTCAAAGGAGTTATATTGGTCATCTGCTACTTCATGATGCACTATGTTGACTACTCTATGATGTATCATCTGATAAGGGGACAGTCTGTCATAAAGCTCTACATCATCTATAACATGCTTGAG GTGGCTGATcgtctgttttcttcatttggacAAGATATTTTAGATGCTCTTTACTGGACAGCTACAGaacctaaggaaagaaaaagagctcaCATAGGTGTGATTCCTCACTTCTTCATGGCAGTGCTGTATGTCT TCCTGCATGCTATTCTTATAATGGTTCAAGCAACAACCCTTAATGTGGCCTTCAACTCCCACAATAAATCACTGCTTACCATCATGATGTCCAATAAT ttcGTTGAAATAAAAGGAAGTGTTTTCAAGAAGTTTGAGAAGAACAATCTTTTTCAAATGTCAAATAGTG atatAAAGGAGAGGTTCACCAATTACGTGTTGCTACTAATTGTATGTCTAAGAAATATGGAACAGTTCTCATGGAATCCAG ATCATCTTTGGGTGTTATTCCCAGATGTTTGCATGGTGGTTGCTTCAGAAATTGCGGTGGATATTGTGAAACATGCCTTTATAACAAAATTCAATGACATCACAGCAGAT gtCTACAGTGAATACAGAGCCAGTCTTGCATTTGACCTTGTTAGCAGTCGACAGAAAAAT gcatATACAGATTATAGTGATTCAGTTTCCAGAAGAATGGGTTTCATTCCTCTTCCACTGGCTGTTTTA CTCATCAGAGTCGTAACAAGCTCAATAAAAGTACAAGGAGTCTTAGCTTATGTTTGTGTTGTGCTGTTTTACTGTGG gttaaTATCTCTAAAAGTCCTTAACAGTATTGTATTGCTGGGGAAATCATGTCAATATGTAAAGGAAgcaaaaatggaggaaaaattaTTCAATCCTGTCCTGACTGCCACCCCAGGGAAGACGGCTGGCAAGCAGCAAAGCATGTTTAAATCTACCCAGG GAATTTCCACAGATGAAAATGGATCTACATCAGTTACCAATCAACCTGTGCATCAGAAGGAGAATATGCCATCTTTACTTGTAACAAGCAATTCTGATCAATTTCTGACAACTcctgatggagaagaaaaagatataaGCCAAGACAGCTCAGAATTAAAACACAGGTCTTCAAAGAAAGACTTGTTGGAGATAGACAGGTTTACCATTTGTGGAAACAGAATTgactaa